GCAGCGAACATGAGCCGCTCCTGCCTCGAAATACTCATTAGCAATAACGACCCACCACCACATTGGGGCGAGTCAGGATACggataccataccataccataccagcTGTGTCCATGTCGATGTTTGTGTCGATGTCTATCTATTGTCAACCATCAGCCACGCATGCAGCCCACAGATCAAAGCCCCATCGAGTAGAATAGAGATGGGGGGAAGATGCTGAAGCATTTGCCAGGCTCCTGTTTGGTTTTAACCGGACGATGGAGTGGGGGACGATGGTGTCCCCgattggggctggggctggggctgggtaTGGTACGATGCCTACGACGGCCTATCTGCGTCTTTCCACTATTTACACAGCTCATTTTATCTAGTTCGATTGGCAATTTATCTGAAAATGTTTTGTCTGCCACACGGGGCCTCGCATCGGTGTTTACCTCAGGCTTCCTGAGCAACCTTCCCTCACCCTCAACGCATCTGCTTGTTTGGCCCTATAATTGGACCTTGTTGAGGAGAGATTGACGGAGAAAGTTGTGCCAGACGGTGGGGGTAAATATCGGTTTTTGAATCTTAATTTCTTTGAACGAACGAACGCAAAATCAAAGAGGCTGCCAGCTAAAAGTTAACTAAGCAGAGGCTACCCCCACTGGCACCCACTGGCACCCACTGGCACCCACTGGCGCCCAGTGGGCTCACCTTTCCCTCTTCCGTCTTCCTCCTACATGAATGTACGGAGAGCGAGGGAAACTCGCTACAAATGGAAATTTTGTCAAGCTCGAAATCCTTTTATAATGACAAAAGGTTTCCACCTCTAAGCCGATTACACCAAAAGCAATAGGGCCTACTCCAGCACCAAGGACAGGGCATACTTACAGACACCGGGTCTTACCAGGGGAACGGAACCCAGAGGAAAACGGAAAGtggaaactggaaactggaaaGTGGCAAGGGTTAAGAAGAAACTTACCCGGTTGCGGTGCCTACTTACGTAATTAGTTTGAGCGGGCCGCAGGGAAGGTCTGCCTCTGCTCCACTCAGGCAGAAGGAAAAGAAATTCGAAAATGAATCTTTAATTGCAACTGGCAATCGGACAGAGTCTTTATCTTGGGAAGTTTTGAAGTTGTGAAGTTTTTGAAGAGCCAAGCCAAGGCACTTTTAGATCGGTTTGCATAGTGATCGGCTATATTCCTTGATGCTTTTCCAGGAAAACACATACCAAGGATAATTGAAACCAGTCGGGACGTTGTGTGTCGTGCCCCTGTGGCtgttttatttgtatgtacattttacaatatatttcaaatttaatgataatattaaatatatgtaaaggCCGCAACattctctttttatttgtcTCTTTGTGCGCTTGTCGCAAAAGTGCCAGAAATATCTCTACCTTTTGACTTGAAAGATCCTGCGAAATGAAAGATCTTTCAAAGGGTTACATTTTCTGGttttaatgtgtttttttctgtaattTATTTCTTGTATTTAACAAAATGTAtgtctgtttgtgtgcgtAGGTGTCGTAGTGCTCCAATACATggggtaaaaaaaaaaaaaaaaaaatacatatctcAAACGAAAGTTTTcgatcattatttttttttactaccACTAACGCAAGCCCTCATGTGAAGTACAAAGCATCTGTGGCACAGTGTAATAATTTTCGAGTGATACAATTGTTTACTGAATGTCTAAACATGAATTTTGTGAGTTCTTTTGTGGCCTTTTGGGTCAGTGTATCTCCtggtatgtgtatgtgtatgtgtatgtgtgtagcaGCAAAAATGTCCaagaaaatgcattcaaataGAACGAAAACTTTCCATCACAGTTGCGGCGTTCATTTGTATGCATATTTagtgttcgtgtatgtgtatTAATGTGTGCGTGGAGACAGTGGATCCGTACACATATGCatagtgtgtgtgtaggtgGTGTGCGTTGATCTCTGTAGGCGTAGATCCTCCACATCTTTGGCGGAACAGATTTGCTTAGGCAGCTTAGTCCTCCTCGCTGCTAGTATCGGGGGGCAAGCGATTGGCTGGCCGAGTGACACGGACGAGCAGATGACGTATTGGCAGTCCGGAGCGCGCAGCCTCTGCTAAAGAGAGACGGGAGAAGCGATCGGCCATGTCGGATGCTCTCGACTCCTCCTCGGCAACGGCATCGCGAATGTTCGACGACTCGCGATGCTGACGGCGAAAGTGCTGCGAAATTTTGAGCAAGCGGTCGGGTGGGGCCATGGGCAAGGCCACGCACAGTGGACAGATGGCGTCGCTGCGGTCGTCTTTGTGCTGGGCAACCACATGCTTCACAAGTTCGTGGTACGAATGGCCCATGGTGCCGCAGATGGGGCAAGTGAAGCTATCGGCGTTCAGATAGGGAATTGGCTCCCCGGCAAAGTACAGCTTCTTAGCATCCTCGTCCAGCAGGCACTGCACTGGATGCTCCGACTTGTGCCGCCCACTCACCACCTTGGCGTCATAGCAGCTCTTACACAAATCAAAGTCGGCGCACTTCAGGCACTTGTAGCGGCAGCCAGTTATTCCGTTGCCCCAAAGGTCGCAGCCGTCACAAGTTGCGCCGTGCTGACGGTCCATTATGATTCCAGTTGCTTAACCTTGTGTAGAGATGATGAGTCGACAAAAAGAATTACAATTTCTCCAAAGGACTTACCTTTTTTCGAGGTTGGAtgttgaaatgcaaattgactTGCAAATTTTACCAGAGAGAAATAAGTGGATGACGTTGCCAGGCGTCGATAATTATTGAGAGCAACTCTGTACCGATTCAAAATACTTCGAAAAGAGTTGCCATACTGTTCGAAAGAAGTCGTTAAGCTataatttaattgtaattcAATTCAAAGCTGATTTTGCAGctttataataaaaaacataCATTTCTTGCCTTTGGAAAAGATTATTTTTACCGACAGCTTTCAAAATGCTTGTTCTTGATAATTTTTAACGATTTCTCTGATTAATTTGATAATATTTCCCTGCTGCTGATTGAAGTTGATTGAAAGTGAGTTAAAACTTTATATTTCCCAGACGAAAGGCTGGGAAGGCCGGAAGATCGGAAGGCCGATCGATGGCTGCATACATTATCTTTCATACAttcattaaacaaattttagaGCCCCAGTCTATCTCCGTACGTGACGCGTCTTCAGGGTTCAGACTCCAATTTGGCAAATCGTTGCATGCTATCTCTGTCCTTCAAATAAATCAGATCGCTAGGTCTAATGTCATACTAATCCCTTTTTTTCAGTTATGGTTTTTACCCCAAAAATGGCTCaaaccaaaagccaaagtCTGGTGCTCGGTCTTCCTTTTTAACCCActcattttcgtttcgtttgttcGCGCTTTGTACATAAATTTCATGCAAATTGACTAATTAATTTCTGCGCAATGGATTCTTATCGTGCTATGCACTGGCCCAtataatatttgcataatgCATGTGTATTGGCTCAGTCTCAGTTCAGCggagttcagttcagttcggAGCcccagacccggacccggacccggccCGGACCCCGACCGACCCACGCACTCGCCATGGCCCATGTCCCGGCTGAAGCTCCTACTATTCCAGAGCTTCGGCTACGGTTTCAGTTCCTCTTTCAACagaggagaaaaaaaacaaaaattttaatgacGGATATTAAGCATAACCACACAACTAAACGAAGAGTGGGTAGAGGGTATGGGTAGGAAACGGCTGGAGGGGGTACGACAGggactgcggctgcggctggggctgggaaaATTTATAATGCTTCCGTGTTTTCCCGCAGGACAGAAGGAGGGCGAGCGGCAGGCAGACTGACTCGGAACAGGACCTTTAAGCCTGCCAAATATGCTGATTGCAGCAATAATGATGATTATGTTTGCCTGGCCTGCATGCGCGACGCaaatttgttggccaaagCGGAAGGAAGTCGAAAGCATTGACAATGCCAGCGACACGAAACAAACCCAGAggctaacacacacacacacaaacacacacaaaggggGGAAGGACAGGGTTAGAtacacatatactcgtagagCAAAAGAGTGGTAAGGGGCGAACAAGTGCAGCCACAATGCCAACGACAATGACGAGCTGCAAAAGCATTTAACG
The sequence above is a segment of the Drosophila pseudoobscura strain MV-25-SWS-2005 chromosome X, UCI_Dpse_MV25, whole genome shotgun sequence genome. Coding sequences within it:
- the LOC6901276 gene encoding E3 ubiquitin-protein ligase KCMF1 gives rise to the protein MDRQHGATCDGCDLWGNGITGCRYKCLKCADFDLCKSCYDAKVVSGRHKSEHPVQCLLDEDAKKLYFAGEPIPYLNADSFTCPICGTMGHSYHELVKHVVAQHKDDRSDAICPLCVALPMAPPDRLLKISQHFRRQHRESSNIRDAVAEEESRASDMADRFSRLSLAEAARSGLPIRHLLVRVTRPANRLPPDTSSEED